The nucleotide window ACCCAAAAGTTAATGACGCTGACAACAGCTGATAAGTTCCAGTCTTTCTTTGacattagaaaattaaattataaagacaTGACTGACAATGAATGATTTGAATACTTACAATACTACATCCACATGCCGAGGTGCATAATGTCCACCACCTATCCCAAGAAGGATTTTCTTGTTATCATTCTCCCTGTAAGAGCATGAGATTTAGATTCAGGTTACAAAAATTTCACCATTTGTAGGAAGCTTTAATGATCAAAAGGAAACAAACCTAATATTTCTAGTCCATAATTATGCAATAACACGAACAATTTAAAAGTTTCAGGAAGATATATAGTCCACCAAGTCTGGAATTGTAAGATCAGAGGACCATAGATTAAACATATATTGCATCTCATGAAACAGAGTGAGAACAAGATGTGAAGACTGAAGACCTCACGAGGTATATACCAAATACAAAATTGAGCATGCAAACCAACATCGCTGCATGTGATTAACTTAGCTTAATCAACTTACCTGCTCCAGTTTCCTACATCTGACCCACCTCCAAGTCCAAGTCCTTCCCATACTAACTACAAGAACccaaacaaaatatcatttcaatcaacaaaatcaaatattacTAACCAGCTGGCAGCTGCCATCTAAAGCATCTATTTTGGTATGGATAGTTAGAGGGAAGTTTATTGTTCAGGAGTAATTGGGTAAAAGAGTGTACTCTCCATACAGGAAAATTCCAGATATTGATGGAaaagtaatgaaaataaataaatataaaagtccACCCAACCTGTGCCATAACTTGAGCAGCATCCTGTCTCTTCCAATAGTCTTCAGTACTACCTATACCAGAATAGAAAAGTAGTTGttgtattaaatttaaaattttatctaacTGCTAGCGCTTCTAGTGTAACTTGAGAATGGAGTTTAGCAGCCACAAACTATGATAGGAATCAAGAGGAAAACTTGGGTCAGCAGATACAAAATGTGGAAAATAGGCCCAAGGTTTGGCAAGTTTACTATAGGAAACGTAAGCAACAAAATAGGGGTGTTGAGCTGGCAAGAGGGGACACATTTTGGCTTGGGCTAATAGATTGATTTTTCAGTTACAGACTCTCTCTTCCCCATTTATTCTAGCTATATTTATTACATGTATTTGGCCACTAAAAATCATTGCTATTAATAAATCCTTATGACTGATATTCTGTTACCACTCTTCCTGCTACAAACCTTCTTAATGGGTGGCTTACTAAAAGAAGGCTGGTGAAGGAATGCTTATGCCTTGAAAGGACACGACAAAAATCTTTAGGTTGGATGATAAACAATGACAACCCAAATTGGTTAAGACCTAGGACAGTACTTAAATAACACCATTTTCACAGTACTTACCTAATAAATAGACCATGCAACGTGCTTACAAAATAAGATATGTATCAAATCCACGAATCAAAAATCGGTGTAGGAGGAAGGAAAAAACACTGACCAATCTCCAAAAACATGGTTGGCTTATTGGTCAACGGTCCATGGTGAGTGGCCTCTAAAGTAATCTAAATTGAGGAAACAGTGTCAGAATTGCATATCAAAATTGAACTTTCCATCCACAGGAAACAAGCTATGCATTTGCAGGCAAGAATGTCGAATCGAATTGAATCAAAAGCTAATTTAGTTTAATAGCAAAAAAACACATGACCACCTCAAATTCAGGGACAAGATTATGAGCTTGGGCAAGGTTTTTCAAAAGGCGAAGCCAAGGCCCCATCCTAGGATTTGGAAGAGCTGCCCATCCAGGTCTGCCGCCTTGGGGGGGAACATCGCCTTGGCGCAAATGAGGAACTCCAATAGGGTGAACAGTCAGGGCAGGCTTGTTGGAGGCAGCAGTGTGCTTGCTGAAGAAGATCACTTCATCAATAACCTCCCCAGTAACTTCTTCCCACCTCTTGTCCAACTCATCTTCCGCAACTATGCTCTTCCCATGTACCAACACCCTCACCCCTTCATTCACATAGCTCTTCATATCATCCTAGTAAGTGCCAACAAATAACattcaattcaaacaaacaaatagccAGCAAAAAGGGTATAATTTTAATGGTTTGAACCTGGAAATGGGGACCGGGTTTCCACCCGGGCATGCCCAACAGCGCGTTGGCCGGGTTGATGGAAGCAGGGTCGGATGTAGTTGCCACTAGGAGCGCCACCATTGCTTTGTGTTCTGAAACTGAAAGTGGTTTTGGGGATGAAGATGAGGTATTTATATGATAACGAATGGAAATTCGTTTTGATTTTGAAGATCCGAGCCCACGGTTTTGAAGATGGAACAGCCGAAAGAAAAGGGGAAGGTGCCGCCGGACCAACTTGCCCGCTGCTAACGTGACTAACATGCTCTATGCTTGGGGAGATCCACAaggttttttttctctttttttttttaaaaaaaattgagatttattATCCAACGAGGGTAAATTAATTCGTTGAGTTTATTGATAGAATATAAGTTTAATTtacatatgatattttttaaagaggAACGATTATTTATAGTactttttttaagttgtaatatatttttttctttttaattaggaTCTTTGATTTCTCATTGAGATATGAGTTAAGCCaagattaataaattaaaaatagtttttaactactaaaatttgatttttatttttttagttgccAAAATTTGTACACTCAAGAgaacaacttttaaaaaattcaatgactaaaaaaataaatttaaatttggaaaattaaaaaaacaaaatcctcAATTTTGATGAAACATTTCCATTTTTATGTAATAatggttcaatttttttatcatatacatGAAAGATAAAACTTGGTAGAGCATGCTGAATGTATCATTATTGGACACAAACTATGACCAATAATAAATAACACAtcgataaatgataaaaaaaaaataacacattgaTACAAtttcgaaaagaaaaaaaaaagatttcttCAGGGTTTTTATGAATTTGAGTAGGTATTGATTCCTCGACAAATGCATTTTAAACACACGTACAAATAAAATACACTTAATCGCGGAGttgaaaaatactattttttatgataaggaACTActctgttttttaattattgaaaatttattcaACATtacattcataaaattaaaatgttaaaaaatatataaataaccaaaaacaaattttttgaaagataaaaaactaaaacaaattttagtaaaaaataatggattaaaaaacatatttggcttacctgatttttgaagattaacGTTTGCGGACTGGCTTGATAATAATTGTCATGAATCCGAAGTAGATGAAATGCTGATATTGATTTTGACATCATTAAACTAAAACTAGAGCATGCATCCACTTCGCTTCTATCTATGATGCGAAGCCAGCGTCGACTACTACGAGGAATATCCCACTTCAAATTCCTTAACAAAATCAATGTGAGCGAGACTTTGCACTTCTCCACTCTGTTACCTCAGTTTCTTCAACCACATGATTCTCCAATCCTTAAACAAAGGAAAATTGGTCGTGAATTGGCCAACTTATTGCAAAAGCCACGCCCGAACATTCCCACCACTCATTACTATAAGAAAATCCATGCCCACGTTGTGGTGTTGGGTTTTCACCAACATGATGTCTTCCTTGTTAACACTCTCTTGCACGCATACTCAAAAATGAACCTTCTGAGTGATGCACAGAAGCTGTTCGATGTTATGTCTCATAGGAACCTAGTTACTTGGTCTTCCATGGTTTCTATGTACACTCAACATGGTTACAATGTGGAAGCATTGGTGTTGTTCTGCCGGTTCATGAGAAGTTGCAGTGAGGAATCAAATGAATACATTTTAGCCAGTGTCGTTAGAGCTTGTACACAATTGGGTAGTCTCAGTCATGCTCTCCAGGTGCATGCTTTTGTTGTTAAGGGTGGGTTTGTTCAAGATGCGTATGTGGGTACatctttgattaatttttacacCAAGCATGGTTATGTTGATGAAGCAAGGTTCATTTTTGATGGCCTAGAAGTTAAAACCACTGTCACATGGACCACAATTATAGCAGGGTATGCAAAACTTGGAAGAAGTGAAGTATCCTTGAAGTTGTTAGACCAAATGAGAGGGGGCGATGTCTATCCAGACAGGTATGTGATTTCTAGTGTTTTGAGTGCTTGTTCGATGCTTGAGTTTCTTGAAGGGGGGAGGCAAATTCATGGATATATCTTAAGGAGGGGCTTTGACATGGATGTTTCGGTGGTCAATggaattattgatttttatttgaaatgtcACAAAGTGAAGAAAGGACGGACGTTATTTAATCAGCTAGAAGATAAAGATGTTGTTTCATGGACCACAATGATTGCTGGTTGCATGCAAAATTCATTCCACGGGGATGCCATGGACCTGTTTGTTGAAATGGTTAGAATGGGTTGGAAGCCTGATGCATTTGGTTTCACTAGTGTTCTCAATTCATGTGGTTCACTGCAGGCCCTAGAAAAGGGAAGACAAGTGCACGCTTATGCTGTCAAGGTCaatattgatgatgatgattttgtgaaaaatggttTGATTGACATGTATGCCAAATGTGATTCCTTGACTAATGCAAGAAAAGTCTTCGACCTTGTGGCTGCTATAAATGTAGTATCCTACAATGCAATGATAGAAGGATACTCAAGACAAGACAAGCTGGTTGAAGCATTGGATCTTTTTCGTGAAATGAGGCTAAGTTTATCGCCACCAACTCTATTAACATTTGTAAGCCTTCTTGGGCTATCTGCATCATTATTTCTCCTGGAACTAAGCATCCAAATCCACTGCCTGATTATTAAATATGGGGCTTCTTTAGACAATTTTTCTGGAAGTGCTCTAATAGATGTTTATTCAAAATGCTCATGTGTTGGGGATGCAAGACTAGTTTTTGAGGAGATATATGACAAAGACATTGTAGTATGGAATGCAATGTTTTCTGGTTGCGGCCAACAACTGGAAAATGAGGAGTCTCTCAAACTTTACAAACATCTACAAAGGTCAAGGCTAAAACCCAATGAATTCACTTTTGCCGCTGTAATCGCAGCAGCAAGTAACATAGCAAGTCTGCGACATGGTCAGCAGTTTCACAACCAGGTGATTAAGATAGGTCTTGATGATGACCCCTTTGTAACAAATTCCCTACTGGATATGTATGCCAAGTGTGGAAGCATCAAAGAGGCTCACAAGGCATTCAGTTCCACAAACCAAAGAGACATTGCTTGTTGGAATTCCATGATTTCAACATATGCCCAGCATGGAGACGCAGCAAAAGCTCTTGAGGTGTTCAAACACATGATTATGGAGGGAGCGAAGCCAAATTATGTCACCTTTGTAGGTGTACTATCAGCATGTAGCCATGCTGGACTTCTAGACCTTGGACTTCATCACTTTGAATCAATGTCCAAGTTTGGAATTGAACCAGGGATTGATCATTATGCATGCATGGTTTCTCTCTTGGGCTGTGCTGGTAAAATATATGAAGCTAAGGAATTTATTGAGAAGATGCCCATAAAACCAGCAGCAGTAGTGTGGAGGAGCTTGCTCAGTGCATGTAGAGTTTCAGGTCATATAGAACTGGGTACACATGCTGCTGAGATGGCAATTTCGTGTGATCCAGCAGATAGCGGATCATATATAttactttcaaatatttttgcATCAAAAGGGATGTGGGCAAATGTCAGAAGGGTGAGGGAGAAAATGGACATGAGCAGGGTAGTGAAGGAACCAGGTTGGAGCTGGATTGAAGTGAATAATGAAGTTCACAGATTTATTGCCAGAGGCACAGCCCATCGTGACTCTATACTTATATCTCTAGTTTTAGACAATTTGATTCTACAGATCAAAGGGTTTGGTTATGTGCCTAACACTGCCACATTTTTCTTGATGATTGATATTAATCAAACTGTACATAGTTTGCTATTTCGTTGGGCAACAATATTGGGCTTCATTCTTTTTTCATCCTGAAGACATTTTTTATCAAGGTTAATTTTGTGATCCAATTAAATTCAAGCTCACCTCTCTGTAGACAAAGGATGAGACTGGGCAGTGATTTTTCCTTGAGATTGAAACATGACAACGAACTTCTACAGCACATACCAAAGAGATGGAGGTGTTCTCTTGTGGGTGACAGGTCAAGGAAGGCAACGCTAAGCTTGAGTTTAGGTGGACAAAGACTCAACTAATAGGCAGAATTGTTGATTATGTGTTAACTGGTACATGAATGCAAATGTGAACTTGCAACTTTAGATTCATCTAATAGAACCGATGAATTTGTGCATGTAAACTTTTTATTTCTAGCATTACTCCGAAGTCCCAAGGATAggacaattttttgtttaagaaaGCAATGTAAATGGTGACACCATCCATCCTCTCCAAAAGAAACAATCGATTATTTTGCTGCTCAACTGAGTCATAGTTACATTTGAACTTATCTTCCTTTAGCTCTTCGGACAAGGAGCAGTGAAGAATCTCTTTTCAATTTGGACTGGGGTGctttaacattatttaaaatattaatctgTGTCTTAAATAAAAGTCAATTCAAagcatttttctaaaataaattactttcaaattaaCCGCTTAATGGAAATACCAAGCAATGATtctattgtataatttttttataattaattctgtataattaataatatacaattgggatattttaaaattacttagtAACAAAACAGAGTCACAGAAATTGAGAATAAGACATAAaagtaatttcttaaaaaaaaagagacataaTTTTCTCATGTTATTACGTTTATAATGACAAAATAGTTCATGGGCCTGAGACATGGATCCTTTGAGTCGGGTCAGGGCCCGTAAGATAGGGTTTATACAAAAAGAGGCACTTCTCTGATTTCATTTGCGCATTGAACGAAAATTAGGGTTTGTAGTGTAGCAGGAACAAGCAGCAATGGCGCCGAAGGTAACACGCAAGGTTAGCAGAAACCCCGAATTGATAAGGGGAATTGGAAAGTACTCGAGGTCGCAGATGTACCACAAGAGGGGCATTTGGGCTATCAAGGCCAAAAATGGTGGCGTCTTACCTCGCCACGACCCTAAACCCAAACCTGAAACACCCGCTGAAAAACCACCCAAATTTTACCCTGCTGATGATATCAAGAAGCCCCTTGTCAACAAGCACAAACCCAAACCCGCTAAGCTCAGGTGCATTATCAATCTCATTCTCACTTGTTATGtgtaatggattttaaaatttgtgttttttatttgattttagtttagtttgtgtaattgatttgatttggagtTTGAGATGGTAGAAAGGTGACATATGATTGAGATTAAAGTAGAAAGAGGATCTATAGGAAACTCTGAAATTTAATGATTGAATAATATAATGTGCTGATACAAAGCTCAGGGTAAATTTACAACCTAACCAATTCACTAACACGTAACTAAGTAGAATGTTGGATGTGTTTCAGGGCTAGCATTACTCCGGGAACAGTGTTGATTCTTCTTGCTGGTAGATTTAAGGGAAAGAGGGTAGTCTTTTTGAAGCAGCTTCCTTCTGGATTGCTTCTTGTAACTGGTGAGTTTTGTTGTTAAACATGATACTTCTTATTGCTAAGATTTTGCATGCTAAGCATTTTGTTCATGTGCCATTGTAATaatcaattgaattttttattttactcttgATGAGTAATAATCAATTATTACTCTTGCATGTGAATGTTGCTTCTTCATTATTGCTTGGGGTGTATACTCCTGTTTCGTCTCACAATGTTAGTCTCATTATATTAGGGATTTCATTTTCTGATTTAAGATTGTATAGGAAAcagtgaaaatagaaaacaaagatTAGATgctttaaacttttgaaaacaggaaataaaatgaaaacaaggaGGCGCTTTTGTAATTAatagtgaaattaaaaaaaaaatattctcaaacCAATTGATCCCTTTATTTCCCATCTTGTGTAGTTTTCTGAGTATGTGGGTGAAAATGCTGGTAATATGTTGGTGGGTGTGCTCTAGAATGTAGTTTGACATTGGCTTTTTGGTACCTAAATACCTATTGCTCACCAATTGTAATTTGTGATGCACTCTGTTCTCCACCCATCTCTGGTCTGTCTTATATCTCACTTGCCATTTCAGGTCCTTTCAAGGTTAATGGAGTTCCTTTGAGACGTGTGAATCAGGCCTATGTTATTGGCACATCGACCAAAGTAGATATCTCTGCTGTTAATGTTGACAGCTTTGACGACAAATACTTTGCGAAGGAAgcccagaagaagaagaagaagggagaaGGCGAGTTCTTTGAGGCAGAGAAAGAGGTGGGATTATcaatttttggattttgttgATGTTCTCCCTGTTATTCTTACTTGCTTCTGCATGCTAATCTCTGCATTCTTTTTTCTGATGATGCAGGAAAAGAGTGTGTTGCCCCAGCAGAAGAAAGATGACCAGAAAACTGTGGACGCTGCAGTGTTAAAAGCCATTGAGAGTGTGCCAGACTTGAAGTCCTATTTGGGTGCCAGGTTTTCTCTGAAGGCCGGGGTGAAACCTCATGAGCTAGTCTTCTAGAGGAAAGAGGGGTGTTACTCTTGTTTTTGATATCGTGTTTGTTTATTGATGCTGGTGCTTATAGTTGCCCTCTTATAACATTCTTGTTAGCAGACAAATGAAGAacctaaaattttgttagtcaaaTTGTGACGCGTGCTCTCTACCTTTTGTTGATTGTGTGAATTTTAGATATTGTGTGGACCTTTAGCAtgccaaatgaaaaaaaattggaaacagATATACATGTGGCAAGGCTGGTGAATGGTACTTGTAAAGAACCGTGGTAGTAGTAAAATGGGTATGAACAATTATCATGCAAAATTTTCTGAACTTATCAAATTTGCCTcaaggatttttttcagttcACGTCTTTCATAATCTGAAGGGTCAATTTTGTTAGTGTTTTTAGAAAATGAATACTACGTATTATTGTATTAGTGTAAACATTTGACTTGTGTATGCTATTTTTAACAGAATATCTTAGTTTGCACCTTGAGTGCTTTCGTAATATTTATGTGAAATGACATTTATAATCTAATTAATAGCAAAAGGTTTTGCATATTACATAATGATGTTCCACTCAATAGAACGAATGACGATTTACAAATTTagagaatattttttgtttcattaattttacgTACTAAAGTGACTCCTTTGCCAAATTCAAGACCCTAGTTTGAGGTTTACATggaaattttttcataatacattcataaaatttcaagataataaaaaaatcgacAATGACTAGGATGAGCCTTCCcgagtatttatttttattttttttgccctTGGCTCCTTTTTAGAATTTTCTATTGACTTGCAGTTAAGTAGTTATGCTTTTGGAAAACTTTAATATTCATGTTTAgactaaatttgaaaaaataatcctttattttttaaagactgATAAACGTGAAGTATTATTTCTTcattgataaattgaatatgcatttaatatatactaaaaaagtagaaataaaaatgaaaaatttttctttttgaatttaaatgaaatgaaatttacacttaaaagataaaagtatGATATGTGTGTGagacagaaaaaaaatcatgttttttcatttaaacCATAGGTAAAAGATTCGATCTTGTTTGAATCGGAAATCATGCACAATAGGACTAACTCTCTcatctataaaaaaatcaaaactatgACCCTActtatagaaaatcaaatcatttAAATAGTTTGATGGCACGTgtcaatttaaacaaattaaattttaattagtaaaatgaagattggcatattaaaaaattaatggacaCGTATTAGACTAGGCTTGGAACCACAGACGTAAGCCAACATTTCGTGGGTCTGGAGCATGGATCCTTCGAGTCGGGTCAAGGCCCGTTAGATAGGGTTTATACAGAGCATGTGTATGTCTGATTTTCCTTTGCGCATTGAACGAAAATTAGGGTTTGTAGTGTAGCAGGAAGAAGCAGCAATGGCGCCGAAGATAACACGTAAGGTTAGCAGAAACCCTGAATTGATAAGGGGAATCGGAAAGTACTCGAGGTCGCAGATGTACCACAAGAGGGGCATTTGGGCTATCAAGGCCAAAAACGGTGGCGTTTTACCTCGCCACGACCCTAAACCCAAGCCTGAAGCTCCTGCTGAAAAACCACCCAAATTTTACCCTGCTGATGATATCAAGAAGCCCCTTGTCAACAAGCACAAACCGAAACCAGCTAAGCTCAGGTGCATTTTCACTTCAATCCCATCCtcactttaatttgtttttatttttgtgttttaatttattttgacttattttatgatgatgctaGTGAATTGATTTGGGATCTGGTGAGTGAAATGTATGTTATTgctaattgataaaatgaatttgaattttttttaataaaatttctttggaTTAAtggcatttttttattatttatatgtggAGCCTATGTCGTTTGATTTTGTGTCTGGTGTGTGTTCAGGGCTAGCATTACTCCCGGGACAGTGTTGATTCTTCTTGCCGGTAGATTTAAGGGAAAGAGGGTAGTCTTTTTGAAGCAGCTTCCTTCTGGGTTGCTTCTTGTGACTGGTGAGTTTTGTCATTAATTATGTTACTTTAGCatgttgttaatttgttatgcTTTGACTGTTGTTATCATCAATTGAATTTATATGTTAGTCATTGTTGAAGTCGTTGTTTGACATTGATTTTTTGATACATATTGatctcaaattttaatagcaCTAGACTCTGCTTTTCTGAAATGTACTCTCTGCTCCACCCATTTCTGGTCTGGCTTATGTTTCTCACTTGCAACGTCAGGTCCTTTCAAGATTAATGGAGTTCCTTTGAGACGTGTCAATCAGTCGTATGTTATTGGCACATCAACCAAAGTAGATGTGTCTGCTGTTAATGTTGACCAGTTTGATGACAAATACTTTGCAAAGGAAgcccagaagaagaagaagaagggagagGGCGAGTTCTTTGAGGCAGAAAAGGAGGTGGGATTgtctattttcttattttgttgaAGTTCTTGTTATTCTTAGTTGCTTCTGCGTGCTGATctgtctttttcttcttctttataatGCAGGAAAAGAGTGTGTTGCCCCAGCAGAAGAAAGATGACCAGAAAACTATTGACTCTGCATTGATAAAAGCCATCGGGAGTGTTCCAGATTTGAAGACATATCTGGGTGCTAGGTTTTCTTTAAAGGCTGGCGTGAAACCTCATGAGCTAGTTTTCTAGAGGAAAGAATGgtgtttttcttgtttgcatATCctgttatttttattgattttggtCCTAATAGTTGCACTTTTATAACTTCCTTGTCAACAGACAAATTAAGTACTTAAAAATTTTGTTAGGCACCAATTGTGTCTCGGATATTCCTTATGCAATTTTGCTCCTTTTCACGTTTTGTTGATTGTATTTTGGGGCTTTCATGTTGTCATTGCAAATGAAGTGGTGCATGGTCATTAGTGGATGCTACCCGATTGCTCGTGCCAGTATGCAGAAATGATACACATGAATGAGGTATCAAATCATTCatctaaaattttatgaatgaaactttaatctaaCAGAATAAGTTGACATAAAATTACCTAATTACAAGTTATTGAATGATTTCTTTttggatttaaatttaaaatgagcaATTCAAAAAGTAAAGTATGAAATAACAGttgttaatgaaaaaattaggGGGTATCCATAAGTTCGGGTCAATCCAATTTgatgttttatcttttttaaatctaATTCAATCCTTATCATAtaagtaaatataatatttattatatgtaaattaattattaaaccactcatgatttatttttgttgagttatttttattttgccttgattttgtttatattttttcatgttaatataatattttatctaaaataaaaatattgtattagcATTGAAATCATTATTTGTCAAATATTGTCACAATTTGGTTTCAAAAGTGCATTTTAGTCATTACTCTTTTTATCTCTAATTATAAGACTcttcaaaaatttatttgtttctttttataaggttttttaaaaaaatttagatgtattatttattattttttatatatattcttacttaattattatattttcaaatattaataaaaaatagttaagtggatagagaaataattttggaatgataatataaataattaataaattaaattagttatttttgtttaggGATACCAATTAGTCTTATAATTAGAAATATAGGGAGCATATACTTTCAAAGTTTTTGACAAAAGAGACTtactaaaaaattgtattttttataatttttgttaaacatTTAGACCCGATTATA belongs to Glycine soja cultivar W05 chromosome 5, ASM419377v2, whole genome shotgun sequence and includes:
- the LOC114413165 gene encoding 60S ribosomal protein L6-1-like — its product is MAPKITRKVSRNPELIRGIGKYSRSQMYHKRGIWAIKAKNGGVLPRHDPKPKPEAPAEKPPKFYPADDIKKPLVNKHKPKPAKLRASITPGTVLILLAGRFKGKRVVFLKQLPSGLLLVTGPFKINGVPLRRVNQSYVIGTSTKVDVSAVNVDQFDDKYFAKEAQKKKKKGEGEFFEAEKEEKSVLPQQKKDDQKTIDSALIKAIGSVPDLKTYLGARFSLKAGVKPHELVF
- the LOC114413163 gene encoding pentatricopeptide repeat-containing protein At4g39530-like gives rise to the protein MMRSQRRLLRGISHFKFLNKINVSETLHFSTLLPQFLQPHDSPILKQRKIGRELANLLQKPRPNIPTTHYYKKIHAHVVVLGFHQHDVFLVNTLLHAYSKMNLLSDAQKLFDVMSHRNLVTWSSMVSMYTQHGYNVEALVLFCRFMRSCSEESNEYILASVVRACTQLGSLSHALQVHAFVVKGGFVQDAYVGTSLINFYTKHGYVDEARFIFDGLEVKTTVTWTTIIAGYAKLGRSEVSLKLLDQMRGGDVYPDRYVISSVLSACSMLEFLEGGRQIHGYILRRGFDMDVSVVNGIIDFYLKCHKVKKGRTLFNQLEDKDVVSWTTMIAGCMQNSFHGDAMDLFVEMVRMGWKPDAFGFTSVLNSCGSLQALEKGRQVHAYAVKVNIDDDDFVKNGLIDMYAKCDSLTNARKVFDLVAAINVVSYNAMIEGYSRQDKLVEALDLFREMRLSLSPPTLLTFVSLLGLSASLFLLELSIQIHCLIIKYGASLDNFSGSALIDVYSKCSCVGDARLVFEEIYDKDIVVWNAMFSGCGQQLENEESLKLYKHLQRSRLKPNEFTFAAVIAAASNIASLRHGQQFHNQVIKIGLDDDPFVTNSLLDMYAKCGSIKEAHKAFSSTNQRDIACWNSMISTYAQHGDAAKALEVFKHMIMEGAKPNYVTFVGVLSACSHAGLLDLGLHHFESMSKFGIEPGIDHYACMVSLLGCAGKIYEAKEFIEKMPIKPAAVVWRSLLSACRVSGHIELGTHAAEMAISCDPADSGSYILLSNIFASKGMWANVRRVREKMDMSRVVKEPGWSWIEVNNEVHRFIARGTAHRDSILISLVLDNLILQIKGFGYVPNTATFFLMIDINQTVHSLLFRWATILGFILFSS
- the LOC114413162 gene encoding D-aminoacyl-tRNA deacylase produces the protein MLVTLAAGKLVRRHLPLFFRLFHLQNRGLGSSKSKRISIRYHINTSSSSPKPLSVSEHKAMVALLVATTSDPASINPANALLGMPGWKPGPHFQDDMKSYVNEGVRVLVHGKSIVAEDELDKRWEEVTGEVIDEVIFFSKHTAASNKPALTVHPIGVPHLRQGDVPPQGGRPGWAALPNPRMGPWLRLLKNLAQAHNLVPEFEITLEATHHGPLTNKPTMFLEIGSTEDYWKRQDAAQVMAQLVWEGLGLGGGSDVGNWSRENDNKKILLGIGGGHYAPRHVDVVLKDNVWVGHLLSGYSLPMEDPNQSKGEKNVEIGGTWRQSIKAAYEATYSAFPGGEILAHLDHKSFKGWQKNAITGFLAEQNIKIGKPNNFY
- the LOC114413164 gene encoding 60S ribosomal protein L6-1-like, encoding MAPKVTRKVSRNPELIRGIGKYSRSQMYHKRGIWAIKAKNGGVLPRHDPKPKPETPAEKPPKFYPADDIKKPLVNKHKPKPAKLRASITPGTVLILLAGRFKGKRVVFLKQLPSGLLLVTGPFKVNGVPLRRVNQAYVIGTSTKVDISAVNVDSFDDKYFAKEAQKKKKKGEGEFFEAEKEEKSVLPQQKKDDQKTVDAAVLKAIESVPDLKSYLGARFSLKAGVKPHELVF